The following are from one region of the Rhodospirillaceae bacterium genome:
- a CDS encoding branched-chain amino acid ABC transporter permease: MGEFWEFVLAPVLIFESWQFGMEVVISGLLAGVMYSLVALGFVLIYKASGMFNFAQGVLVLFAALNLAGLIGIGVPIPLAILLTIGIMILFAVVVEYLILRHLVNQEQIILFMATIGLAFFLSAFGETIWGSDVKKLDVGIPQGRFEPFGIQIQYLELTAGAVAAALVTGLAIFFNKTKIGRALRAVADDHQAALSVGINLRTIWIIVWAVSGIVALVAGTMWGAKSGVQFSLSEIALKALPVLILGGFESIPGAIIGGLIIGLGEKLAEVGWGPYVGGAIEDWFAYILAMVFLVFRPQGLFGEKIIERV, from the coding sequence ATGGGAGAGTTCTGGGAATTCGTGCTGGCGCCGGTGCTCATTTTCGAGAGCTGGCAGTTCGGTATGGAAGTCGTGATCAGCGGCCTGCTGGCCGGCGTGATGTACTCGCTCGTCGCGCTCGGCTTCGTGCTGATCTACAAGGCCTCGGGCATGTTCAATTTCGCCCAGGGCGTGCTCGTCCTGTTCGCGGCGCTCAACCTCGCCGGACTTATCGGCATCGGCGTGCCGATTCCGCTCGCCATCCTGCTCACGATCGGGATCATGATCCTGTTCGCCGTCGTGGTGGAATATCTGATCCTGCGGCATCTGGTGAACCAGGAGCAGATCATCCTGTTCATGGCGACCATCGGGCTCGCCTTCTTCCTCTCGGCCTTCGGCGAGACCATCTGGGGCTCCGACGTCAAGAAGCTGGATGTCGGCATCCCGCAGGGCCGCTTCGAGCCCTTCGGCATCCAGATCCAGTATCTCGAACTCACCGCCGGCGCCGTCGCCGCGGCGCTGGTGACCGGACTGGCGATCTTCTTCAACAAGACCAAGATCGGCCGGGCGCTGCGCGCCGTGGCCGACGACCATCAGGCGGCGCTCTCGGTCGGCATCAACCTGCGCACCATCTGGATCATCGTTTGGGCCGTCTCCGGCATCGTCGCGCTGGTCGCCGGCACCATGTGGGGCGCCAAGTCCGGCGTTCAGTTCAGCCTTTCGGAAATCGCCCTGAAAGCCCTGCCGGTGCTGATCCTGGGCGGTTTCGAATCGATCCCCGGCGCCATCATCGGCGGCCTGATCATCGGCCTGGGCGAAAAGCTGGCCGAGGTCGGCTGGGGGCCATATGTCGGCGGCGCGATCGAGGACTGGTTCGCCTATATCCTGGCGATGGTCTTCCTGGTGTTCCGCCCGCAGGGCCTGTTCGGCGAAAAGATCATCGAAAGAGTCTGA
- a CDS encoding ABC transporter ATP-binding protein: MKHSERTFGDTLLKVDNITLRFGGVKAITDVSFDIHERQIFAIIGPNGAGKTSMLNVINGFYHPQEGTITYKGNPRHQMRPHEAAETGIARTFQNVALFRGMSTLDNVMTGRLLKMSGPGMRYHRRQFADMPVINYLTYPAIWLGDFLLDSLYWGPYQKEELAHRKAAEEVIDFLEIQSIRRTPVGRLPYGLQKRVELGRALAMEPDLLLLDEPMAGMNLEEKEDMCRFVIDVNDEFGTTIALIEHDMGVVMDISDHVVVLNYGRKIAEGTPAEVQADQDVIDAYLGVAHEEDLIEN, from the coding sequence ATGAAACATTCGGAACGCACGTTCGGCGACACCCTTCTGAAGGTCGACAATATCACGCTGCGTTTCGGCGGCGTGAAAGCCATCACCGACGTCAGCTTCGATATCCACGAACGGCAGATATTCGCGATCATCGGGCCGAACGGCGCCGGCAAGACCTCCATGCTGAACGTGATCAACGGCTTCTACCACCCGCAGGAAGGCACGATCACCTACAAGGGCAACCCGCGCCATCAGATGCGACCGCACGAAGCGGCCGAAACCGGGATCGCGCGGACGTTCCAGAACGTCGCCCTGTTCCGCGGCATGAGCACGCTGGACAATGTGATGACCGGCCGGCTGCTCAAGATGAGCGGCCCGGGCATGCGCTATCACCGCCGCCAGTTCGCCGACATGCCGGTGATCAACTATCTGACCTATCCGGCCATCTGGCTCGGCGATTTCCTTCTGGATTCCCTCTATTGGGGGCCGTACCAGAAGGAAGAGCTGGCGCACCGCAAGGCCGCCGAGGAGGTCATCGACTTCCTCGAAATCCAGTCGATCCGGCGGACGCCGGTCGGCCGCCTGCCCTACGGGCTGCAGAAACGGGTGGAACTGGGCCGCGCGCTTGCCATGGAGCCGGACCTGTTGCTGCTCGACGAACCGATGGCCGGCATGAACCTCGAAGAGAAAGAGGACATGTGCCGCTTCGTCATCGACGTGAACGACGAATTCGGCACCACCATCGCGCTCATCGAACACGATATGGGCGTGGTGATGGATATCTCGGATCATGTCGTCGTGCTGAACTACGGCCGCAAGATCGCCGAGGGGACGCCGGCGGAAGTCCAGGCCGACCAGGACGTGATCGACGCCTATCTCGGCGTCGCGCACGAAGAGGATCTGATCGAGAATTAG